One Paramisgurnus dabryanus chromosome 8, PD_genome_1.1, whole genome shotgun sequence DNA window includes the following coding sequences:
- the tmprss13a gene encoding transmembrane protease serine 13a, whose protein sequence is MAGNDTKDPPPPYSSVDPQPPLMTYEQVIHDINNDVTHKTVPYYVQKEPLKLEAIVVTQHTVLEGKNKSQGGCSQKTKCLVGWLVALLLLAGIGLAIGLGVRYGPRQDPDDHHQSDGNNNNQIAGHNDDDNHGGDSSHNDDDDHDDKSHFAEICSNSSLKCDGIQNCQQPNDETDCVRFGAGGVLQVKTAEEGQFLPVCYQGLDKSYADQICAQLGFRSSYSSSPVEGYTSKGLTLEPIAGKLIQALVNVSSSCPNEKAVSLQCTDCGKQQIASRIIGGSVSNPGQWPWQVSLHFEGQHVCGGTLISPDFVVSAAHCFQGAMKNPVSWLVYPGAISQLNLPTTYLVKTITVHENYNRDSNDYDIALLKLTRPVDFSTTVQPICLPTFDQIFSGNQECWTSGFGTTKEGAAHASSNLMGVKVNIIDTNFCNSTSVYEGAISNNMICAGDLNGGRDSCQGDSGGPLVCKAQNQQWYLSGITSWGAGCGEKNRPGVYSRMTSLLSWTSSTMQEEKP, encoded by the exons AAAGACCCTCCTCCTCCATACAGCTCTGTGGATCCACAGCCCCCTCTTATGACCTATGAACAGGTGATTCATGACATCAACAATGACGTCACCCATAAAACTGTGCCATACTATGTTCAAAAGGAGCCATTGAAACTAGAAGCCATCGTTGTTACACAGCACACTGTGT TGGAAGGCAAGAACAAGAGTCAGGGGGGCTGCAGCCAGAAAACCAAATGTTTAGTTGGATGGTTAGTAGCCCTTTTGTTGCTTGCTGGCATTGGATTGGCCATTGGGCTTGGAG TGCGATATGGACCCAGACAGGACCCAGATGACCACCATCAAAGTGATGGCAATAATAACAATCAAATTGCCGGTCACAATGATGATGACAATCACGGTGGAGACAGCAGTCACAACGATGATGACGATCATGACGACAAGAGTCACTTTGCTGAAATCTGCTCTAACTCCAGTCTGAAATGTGACGGCATCCAAAACTGCCAACAGCCCAATGATGAGACCGACTGTG TAAGATTTGGTGCAGGGGGAGTTCTGCAGGTCAAAACTGCTGAGGAAGGACAATTCCTCCCTGTGTGCTATCAGGGTTTGGATAAAAGTTATGCTGATCAGATCTGTGCCCAGCTGGGTTTCAGAAG CTCTTATTCATCCAGTCCAGTGGAAGGTTACACTTCTAAAGGGCTAACTTTAGAACCAATAGCAGGCAAGCTTATACAGGCTCTGGTCAACGTCAG CTCAAGCTGTCCGAATGAGAAAGCTGTCTCGCTCCAGTGCACCG attGTGGCAAGCAGCAGATTGCCTCCAGGATTATAGGGGGCAGTGTCTCTAATCCTGGCCAGTGGCCTTGGCAGGTCAGCCTGCATTTTGAAGGCCAACATGTTTGTGGTGGAACCCTCATCTCTCCAGACTTTGTGGTGTCAGCTGCCCATTGCTTCCAAGG CGCAATGAAAAATCCTGTAAGCTGGCTTGTATATCCTGGAGCTATTTCCCAGCTTAACCTTCCGACCACCTACCTTGTGAAGACGATTACAGTGCATGAGAATTACAATCGTGATAGTAATGACTATGACATTGCATTACTGAAACTCACCAGGCCTGTGGACTTCTCCA CTACTGTGCAGCCAATTTGTCTTCCTACATTTGACCAGATCTTTTCTGGAAATCAAGAGTGCTGGACATCTGGCTTTGGCACAACAAAAGAGGGGGCAG CTCATGCCTCTTCAAATCTCATGGGTGTGAAGGTGAATATCATTGACACGAATTTTTGCAACAGCACCAGTGTGTATGAAGGGGCCATCTCCAACAACATGATATGTGCTGGTGATCTGAATGGGGGTCGGGACTCCTGTCAG GGGGACAGTGGAGGTCCATTGGTGTGCAAGGCACAAAATCAGCAATGGTATCTGTCAGGGATTACGAGTTGGGGAGCAGGCTGTGGAGAAAAGAATAGACCAGGAGTATATAGCAGAATGACCAGCCTTCTATCCTGGACCTCTAGCACCATGCAG GAAGAGAAACCCTGA